The Aspergillus luchuensis IFO 4308 DNA, chromosome 7, nearly complete sequence genome has a segment encoding these proteins:
- a CDS encoding uncharacterized protein (COG:S;~EggNog:ENOG410PGZS;~InterPro:IPR003480,IPR023213;~PFAM:PF02458;~antiSMASH:Cluster_7.3;~go_function: GO:0016747 - transferase activity, transferring acyl groups other than amino-acyl groups [Evidence IEA]): MNDYLDIFGQQTFTINIQSCFCFPLPDNSACPKIIDTLPKGLERLSASFPWLAGQVVNEGSGDGDTGSFLIRPLQNEAQLVVRDLQHDPSVATMKVLQRAKFPISMLDQNTLAPRNIFPDNRDESAPVFLIQANFITGGLILTFVAQHNAMDATGLTNIIHLFSKACQNDDFADKEIRGGNLPRRDIVPLLEDSHTIGTELDRYIVKPAPYRHPSDSPEALMPKCSWTSFKISRRSQEALKSIAIASLAPPSFVSTDDALTAFIWQSVTRARLRRLDPSTHSTLMRAVDVRGILGISSLYPGPIQSNVYTGFSMRRLTEEPLGTIALQLRLALSDRSRLEHHTRAIATFLSRTPDKSKFSFGASIDTTTDLIFSSWAKLEGCCFDFNLGLGLPEAVRKPRCNEVEGLTFVLPKTREGDIVVATCLRDEDIGQLRSDVVFIEHAEYIG, from the coding sequence ATGAACGATTATCTCGACATTTTCGGTCAACAGACCTTCACTATCAATATTCAATCATGTTTCTGCTTTCCCCTCCCGGACAACTCCGCATGCCCCAAAATCATCGACACACTCCCCAAAGGTCTTGAGAGACTCAGTGCAAGCTTCCCGTGGTTAGCAGGTCAGGTTGTCAATGAGGGCTCGGGAGATGGTGATACGGGTTCCTTCTTGATCAGGCCGCTGCAAAACGAAGCCCAGCTGGTAGTGAGAGATCTGCAGCATGACCCTTCAGTCGCGACAATGAAGGTCTTACAGCGTGCCAAATTCCCTATTAGCATGCTTGACCAAAACACTCTGGCGCCTCGAAATATTTTCCCAGACAACCGAGATGAATCGGCGCCTGTCTTCCTCATTCAAGCAAATTTTATCACGGGAGGCCTTATTCTCACCTTCGTCGCTCAACACAATGCTATGGATGCGACCGGCCTAACTAATATCATCCATCTATTTTCTAAGGCATGTCAAAACGATGACTTCGCAGACAAGGAGATCCGGGGCGGCAATCTCCCACGCCGTGATATAGTTCCCTTGCTCGAAGACAGCCATACGATAGGAACCGAGCTCGATCGTTACATTGTGAAACCCGCTCCATACAGACACCCATCAGACTCGCCAGAGGCTCTGATGCCCAAATGCTCATGGACATCTTTCAAGATCTCTCGTCGCTCACAGGAAGCCTTAAAATCAATTGCTATAGCATCCCTCGCACCGCCATCCTTCGTCTCCACTGACGATGCTCTCACAGCCTTCATCTGGCAATCTGTTACTCGGGCTCGTCTGCGGCGGTTGGACCCCTCCACTCACTCGACCCTGATGCGTGCCGTTGATGTACGAGGCATTCTCGGTATTTCTTCCCTCTACCCCGGTCCCATACAAAGCAATGTATATACCGGGTTTTCGATGAGGAGACTCACTGAGGAGCCACTGGGTACCATTGCACTGCAGCTTCGGTTAGCCCTAAGTGACAGATCACGCTTGGAACACCACACGCGTGCCATTGCAACCTTCCTAAGCCGTACGCCTGACAAGAGTAAATTCTCCTTTGGCGCGTCGATTGATACAACAACGGATCTTATATTCAGTTCGTGGGCGAAACTAGAGGGCTGTTGCTTCGACTTCAACCTTGGTTTGGGATTGCCCGAGGCTGTACGAAAGCCAAGATGCAATGAGGTAGAGGGGTTGACTTTCGTATTGCCCAAGACGCGTGAAGGAGATATCGTAGTTGCGACATGTCTACGGGATGAAGATATAGGACAGCTTAGGTCTGATGTCGTCTTTATTGAGCATGCGGAGTACATTGGATAG
- the SED4_3 gene encoding S53 family peptidase (COG:O;~EggNog:ENOG410PI5I;~InterPro:IPR036852,IPR023828,IPR015366,IPR030400;~MEROPS:MER0078639;~PFAM:PF09286;~SECRETED:SignalP(1-19);~go_function: GO:0004252 - serine-type endopeptidase activity [Evidence IEA];~go_function: GO:0008236 - serine-type peptidase activity [Evidence IEA];~go_process: GO:0006508 - proteolysis [Evidence IEA]): MTYIQYLMGLLSLIHTAVATASDYVVVDQLSSIPEGWSKGAAPSPSTPMKFWLSMHHNYKAEFEQKVIDISTPGHRDYGQHMKRDDVRAFMRPSDQVSKTIFSWLESEHVPSDAIEDRGDWVAFTVPLAQAQAMMKTDFYNFHHLETNTTQIRTLQYSVPEEIDPYLQMIQPTTRFGQPKTQTSLPSLMPVSINIDEISEDCLTGVTPACLRQLYGLPSTKATPDSRNVLGISGYLDQYARYSDLDEFLEVYSPDSIDADFSVVSINGGQNPQNSQESSTEASLDIQYALSMAFNANATFYTTAGRAPSVSDTGTVSTDGSTNEPYLEQLHYLVGLPDEDLPAVLSTSYGEEEQSLPEEYTEATCNLFAQLGARGVSVIFSSGDSGVGGGCVSNDGSQRTRFQPIFPASCPFVTSVGGTEGVEPEKAVDFSGGGFSERFARPSYQNTSVEAYLARLGDKWDGLYNRDGRGIPDVSAQASNYVIRDHGQWLQTAGTSAAAPVFAAVISRLNAARLKQGKPTLGFLNPWLYSLDQKGFTDIVDGGSVGCEGSNGGALVPYASWNATKGWDPVTGLGTPLYQTLEQMALSA, encoded by the exons ATGACATATATCCAATATCTCATGGGACTTCTCTCCCTTATACACACGGCTGTAGCTACAGCGTCCGATTATGTCGTGGTAGACCAACTAAGCAGCATCCCCGAAGGATGGAGCAAAGGCGCAgctccatcgccatccacacCGATGAAGTTCTGGTTGTCGATGCATCATAACTACAAGGCGGAATTCGAGCAGAAAGTCATCGATATCTCGACACCCGGTCACCGAGACTATGGACAGCATATGAAACGCGACGATGTGAGAGCCTTTATGCGCCCATCCGACCAGGTCTCAAAGACCATTTTCTCCTGGCTTGAATCGGAGCATGTTCCATCGGATGCTATTGAAGATCGCGGGGACTGGGTCGCCTTTACAGTCCCGTTGGCCCAAGCACAGGCAATGATGAAGACAGACTTTTacaacttccaccacctGGAGACGAACACAACTCAGATCAGGACACTCCAGTACTCAGTCCCAGAAGAGATCGATCCCTATCTCCAAATGATCCAGCCAACGACTCGCTTCGGACAGCCCAAGACCCAAACCAGTCTACCGAGCCTCATGCCTGTATCGATCAACATCGACGAAATAAGCGAAGACTGCCTAACAGGCGTAACGCCAGCATGCCTCCGCCAACTCTACGGCCTACCCAGCACCAAAGCAACCCCTGACTCGCGCAACGTCCTCGGAATTTCCGGTTACCTCGACCAATACGCACGCTACAGTGACCTCGACGAGTTCCTAGAAGTATATTCTCCAGACAGCATCGACGCCGACTTCTCCGTAGTTTCCATCAACGGAGGCCAAAACCCCCAGAACTCCCAGGAAAGTAGCACCGAAGCCAGCCTCGACATCCAATACGCCCTCTCCATGGCATTCAACGCTAACGCGACCTTCTACACTACGGCCGGACGTGCCCCGTCCGTCTCGGACACGGGTACGGTGAGTACCGACGGGTCGACCAACGAGCCGTATCTCGAACAGCTCCACTATCTGGTGGGTCTTCCGGATGAGGATCTCCCTGCAGTACTTAGCACGTCTTacggcgaggaggagcaaAGCCTTCCGGAGGAATACACGGAAGCCACGTGCAATCTGTTCGCCCAGTTAGGTGCGCGCGGGGTCTCGGTGATCTTCAGTAGCGGAGACTCGGGCGTCGGAGGGGGTTGTGTATCCAACGATGGAAGTCAGAGGACCCGCTTTCAACCTATCTTCCCGGCGTCGTGTCCATTCGTGACATCCGTGGGTGGGACGGAGGGCGTCGAGCCGGAAAAGGCTGTGGACTTTTCGGGAGGTGGGTTCTCCGAGCGCTTTGCTCGTCCGTCGTACCAGAACACTAGCGTGGAAGCATACCTCGCCCGTCTAGGTGACAAATGGGATGGATTGTATAACCGAGACGGACGGGGCATTCCTGATGTGTCGGCTCAGGCTAGCAACTATGTTATCAGGGACCATGGACAATGGTTACAGACTGCGGGAACGAG TGCCGCCGCCCCCGTCTTCGCAGCAGTCATCTCCCGACTAAACGCCGCACGTCTCAAGCAGGGTAAACCCACCTTAGGGTTTTTGAACCCGTGGCTCTACTCGCTGGACCAGAAAGGTTTCACGGATATTGTAGACGGTGGATCAGTGGGTTGTGAGGGATCTAATGGAGGAGCTCTTGTCCCGTATGCTAGCTGGAATGCCACCAAGGGATGGGACCCGGTTACCGGGCTGGGAACGCCTCTGTATCAGACTCTGGAGCAGATGGCGCTGTCAGCTTAG